TATTGCTTATTCTTCCAATGCGAATTCTACTTTATCTCATTGGAGATTAAATCTATTGCTGTTGCAGCTCATGCAAGACTAATGTTCAGAAATGAAGTTACTCAATTAGACGCTATTACTGCAATTTTATGCATTGAATCATCCATGACTACCTCAGCCATAGTGGATAGTGTTGGGAACGCCCTGCATTCAAATTTCACTGAAAATCCTGATCTAGAGAGTATCCTTTTCTTCTTAATCAGCATTGTGAATTTATGCATGTCAGTTGTGCATACAAATATGATATCATATATGCTGTCATCTGCACAAATTTAAAAGCATTCGGACATTCAAGATAATGCAACTAATACTAGGAAGTTGTCGATATGATAGTTTACGGTATGATTTTAGCATGAGTTTACTCATTCTATGAACATAAATCAAGGGTTAGTGAATTCTTGACTCATCGTATCATAGATGCCAAGCAAGAAAAGCTGATACTTGACAAGCTCAGATCATTTGACGAATTTCCTGATATCATCAGTACTCAAGCATTGTGAGGATGGAAATTTATGGGAAGAAAATACATGCTTGTCAAACAGCCGATTGCGAATTGTGACAGATGTTTCGTGCTCTAGctgtaatattatttacttgtttgttgcataatttttcattatttattttttgggataaataCATTTTACGTATCTGTTCGACGCACTAGTACAGAAATGAGAGAGGAAATTGTATCAGGAATTGTCCATATGCAATTTCTTTGTTGATTGCTTGCATAATATGTTTGCTGGATGAGATTATCTTTTCAGCCATTCATCACCACAACATTTTTTCAGTCATTCACGACCACAGAGTAGAAGATAATTGAAACAACGATTTGGCTCTTTTGGGCCTCTCTGTCAATCATTCAATAATAAGTGGTTCAGTTTTTTTATGTTCTCTCTGCCTTTGTTCCACATGTTTATGTGTATGTTATCATAAATTTCTTCAACCATTACATTCAAACAGTTTCCACTTTTGAGGTCAAATGCAAGATCGCAGTCTTCAGagttaaattttctttttttattctcgacgcaacaaattttcttatttaaaagtcCATAGAGTTAATTTCTTACTTAAAATTCCATTctaaatttctaataaaacGATCTACAGAGGTATCAATTTGATAATATTGGCATTACATGTGGCTTAAAATAACTACACTTTTTGATCtttaaaaacccaaaaaaaaaaaaaaccttcacTCTTTATCCCATTTTCATGATAGCTAGACGTTTAAGAAATGATAGCAAATGAGACTAGCCACTAAAATACAAATGCACAAAATACACAGCGAATGAAATGGAACATTATACTATTCAACAACACTCCCTCGACGTTCTTTTAAGAATCAATCGTAGGATCATGTACTCTACTCCCATGATCTTCAGATCCCATTTCTTGGCATACATGCAATTTTGTATCAACATGGAAAATTTTAGTAATAATAGGAAGTGGGGGCTGAATATCACTcgaataatcataaataagaacttataaataatttgcACATACACAGACTTCTTTTGCACGCACTTGAATGACAGGCGGTCTGAATAACAACTCAAATGGATGAGAAACAAAGTTGCCTTTTCTCATTCTAACTGATTATGATTTACAAACTATGGTTTGGACATAATAAAACATCACTAATATCGATCTCATTGACCGTTTTCATAGATATGTCCAGACCCACAACACCTATTAGAATCAACTGGTTTTTCACTCCTAATTGCTACATGCAGGAGCTATGAATATTTTCCAACTTAAGGCTCTACAAATATAAGACTGGTTGTAGCATAAATGTACAGCAAATTAATCTCTGAATCAGCAACCACTAATCATAGACATGGACTAGGTTTTCCCGTGCAGAAAGGAATGTTAATATTTCCCCCAAAGGCACGTTGTAAACTCAATACAGCAAACATTGCCTTTATTGGTTACATCAGATGTGTCAACATGGAAGGTTGTGAATCTAAAAAACAGAGCACGTCCTGTCATACTATTGCAACGTATTAATTACTTTCGAAACTCTACAATAAGATAGGTGTATATCCACCCATGAGACAGATTGAATGTAGCGGAAAGGCAAGTCAATCATATAGTTGAATTATGCATCCAAAATGACAATCTAATTGTCAACactaaataacaattattggCATCGGCAAGACTTTGGAAGCCCACTTCTCTAGAGTGACAGGCAAAAGGTATTCAGAGCAAAGATACAACTCCAAAAAAGATACAGAACTTGCAAGGAAGCATCTGAAAGAAGCATTCTCCCAAAGGGTGAAAATAACTGTCAAGCTTTTATCTAAGGACTTCACAATAAAATTGAAGTGACAGCAGTATAGATTCTAATTTCAGTATTCTGTGAAGAGGGGGTAAAAAATTCCACTTTCTGGAGTGAAGTGTTTTGATCAAGCAATGTCGAGCTAAAtatcaaaaatttctttgacataaaaataatgagcTCAAGTTTTCCCTGAAACAGTAGAGGGAAGATCAACGATTAATTACAATGAATATCGGAATCAATAAAGACCCAAGAATTTCCACCAGAAAGTTCCAGTTACTCCCCAGATGATAGCATTAACAAGAGCCATTGTAAAGCCCATTTTGAATACGTCAGGAAGGTCAATATAACCAGCTGttcaaaaagtaataaaaagatTATCAGTCACCCAAGTGAAAGATTCTGCATCATCATTTACCATGTAGGGAGGTATGTGGTTGTTAAATATCCAATTACAGATACACTAAAAAGCATATACCCGAGATTAAGGATACAGCTTCAAACATTTTGTACAAACAAGCGTGTACAAAGTGATGTCACATcagttaatgaaaataattatgtggGCCCTGTGATAATTTTATCTAACCAATCTCTTTTTGCCATACCACTTTGTACACATAAGTTTGTAAAAAGTGTTTGTAGCTCCAACATTACTCTAAACCAAAGCATcataaaatgagaaattaaaacaaaatgaacaaaaataaataaataaaataatgcatAACTTAGGGGAAGCAAATCGCACCTCCATAGTACACAGCAGCTTGACCACTGCTATAATGTGTTATTGCACCGAACAGATTAGTATTGTAAGCTAAAGCCAGTGCAGCCAGCACACCAGGAACCCCAGCTGCCAAGTGCATTGCAAGAAAAGCAGAATACAACGCTCCCACGTGACCAGTTTGACTAGCAAATAGGTAGTGGATTAAGAAGTATGATGCCTGAAGAACCCCAAATGCGGCTGGCCAGCTCAAAGAGAAAGACTGAAGGCACTTGGCCACACTGTCAGACATCCACGTAACAATGCCAAGATTTGTCAATTGGCCTGCCATGCCCACTAAAACAGCAAACCAAGACAATGTATCCCAAGCTGACTTTTCACTTAGGCAATCATCCCAATCAAGGACACCCAATAACAGAAGTATAGATAGGCCGATCATTGCAGCTACAACACTTGGTATACCTAGTGCATCTCTGCATACAGAAGAAGTCATACCTCCATTCAATTAATGCATTccgaaagaaaaaattaatctgGTTTCTTTACATATCAAAGACATCATGACATGCTCCGAAGAAACTAAAAGGTATTTATAACAGAATTGAATCCTGAGAGGGTGACAACTTATTTGAATGATGGTTGCACCTCAGaaaattaccaaatacatCTGTAAGACAGCTTTTATAATGCTAAAACCCAAGAAAAAACAATGAGAGAAACTAATAGAGTGAACAACTAACATAGACATCAAATTGTAGGAGAAGGAGTTTCACAAGTTAAAATTTGATGTGATGTAAACAGAAACAATAATGAATTTGCTCTGCTTATGAAGTATTATAGAAGCTACCATCTTTCTGCTTCTGTTTCTTAGTACCAGtgatttaaactttaaagcaTAAACAGAACAAACTATTCCAACAAGTTAGACAATGAATACACAGAATAGAGGGCTGGAATGACTGTTACATCTTACAAGTAAGCAGAGGCATACCAAGGCGGTTTTTCTAGGGAGAGAACTGTACCCAATATAATTGGAGAACacaaaaattatacaaatctgATGCAATAGAAAAAGTTGAAATTATGCCTGATTTTCagatgaaaatacaaaaataaccttAGTGATTGACTACTTGCCCTACGTCTCTGTTTTGCTCGACTTCCAAACTAGTTTGATTGGAAGGACAGGAAATTTATAAGCTTTTTACTATAATTACTGAAACATTTCTCTACTCTAGAGTTTTCTACCATTGCTTAAATCCTGGCTAGTCTAGAAGTCTATAACTTCCTCAGATTGCAATGCATTTGAGCAAAATACGCAGTTATTAAAAAAGCACCACTTCAAATGACCTACATTTATCTATACATTAATCCATCAAGCATACATCATCAGTATTTGTCAACAGAAGTATATTCAGTAGAGATGTGTGCAAATATAACTTGTTGCAACTGAAActgaaaagacaaaaaattgtGTATGCAAACAAATATACCTTATTATACTATCTGCATGAAATGGTTTTTTGCAGTACATACTGATGCGATTTAATgatatattgaaaataacaTCCACATAATTGATAGTTCACACAAGCATCACATAGGTTAATCTTAAAGAAAGCAGCTAAAATGTTAATGTCTATCAGAAGCATAACAAATAGCGCGAAAAGTTCTAACCTTCATTTTTACCTGTTTGCACATTTCAATCAGTTATATATAACATAATGGAGATTACAAATGTCAgttatgtgaaaaaaaatcttcattgCTATGTAAGAAATAGTACTAACCCAAAGATCCACAAAGAAACTGCAAGAAGCATTGTCCCAACCATGATCCACTCATTTCTAGTGACAGGACCCAACTGCTTCAGTTTCTTTGCAGCCATAGCAGGGGCATCTGGTGTGTCTTTGACTTCAGGAGGATAAAgcttatataatataagtgGAGTAGCAAGCAGAGCAACAAGAGCTGGTACACAAGCAGCTTTGAACCAAGACACCCAGGGGCTTGAAATTATTACTCCAAGTTCCTCAGCTAATTTGAGGCACAGTAAATTTTGAGCTGCAGCTGTCAGGAAAAGAGCACTAGAGTTGCCAGCAGACTGTGTTGCATCACACAATCAAGTATAAATGAGTTAGCAAAAGATTAAAGttgatattataaaagaaaaaccatTCCATGGGCCTAAATATTCACTCTGCCAACTACTAAACATTAAacaaatagaaagaaaagtgACAGTGTTAACTAGAAACATGCAGCTGATGGTCACACTTCAATCTTTAAAACATGGTAATTTCCATCCACTTTAAGCATACACATGTAGCATAGTTATCAGcagaaatttcaattaaaccatagaACAAGCATTCAAACATAATACATTACATTTTAGCCATTTAACACATACCCACATagcataattaataatacagTATATCGTGTGGCCAATGAACACGAGCACATTACTTGAATTACAGTTTGCTTCAAATGCTAACCTGAAATTGGGACTGAATAAGATATGATCCAAGCTTCTTCGAGGAGGAATCCCCGGGCTTGCTCCCAGCGGATAACGACAATGATTTAATGATTGGCAAGAAAACGCCGCCAGCTCTGGCAGTAGTACTGGGCATTGCCGGAGCAATAAGCGCCTCACTGAAGGTCAATCCGTAGGACAAACCCAGAGTGCTCTTACCCAGCCATTTAACAAAATACGTAGCAATCCTGTCCCCAAGGCCAGTCTTCACAAACCCACGTGCGAAAAAGAAGGAAATGACGATCAACCAGATGACTTCGTTGGTGAACGCAGCGAAAGCAGTGGGGAATGCGAGTGTTCTAGTGACAATTGAGGTAGTGAGGCCGAGAAAAGCCCACGCGCCGACTGGCAACGGGCTCAAAACGAGGCCGGCGATCGTGGAGAGGAAGATTGAGAGGAGCTGCCATGCCTGTGGGGAAACTTCGACGGGTTTGGGGACGAGGAAGCGGAGGATGAGGCCAATGGAGATGGAGATAACGAAGGGGAGTAGCTTGGCTCCTCGTGGTGGAGGTGGTGATGGCAAATTTGTTGGAGGTACTGTTGATGCGGTGTCATTTTGAGAAGAGGAGTGAATGGGTCTGATGATATGGGGTCTGGAGAGTGAGAGTGATCTTGATCGGAGGGTGGGGAAAGAGCGAGAGTGAGATGGGAAAATAGAGGGTGGGGATTTGGAGATGG
This window of the Citrus sinensis cultivar Valencia sweet orange chromosome 8, DVS_A1.0, whole genome shotgun sequence genome carries:
- the LOC102622437 gene encoding dicarboxylate transporter 2.1, chloroplastic, translated to MESLALRSLSTTPTFSLPTIRSALFHRFPYKPISKSPPSIFPSHSRSFPTLRSRSLSLSRPHIIRPIHSSSQNDTASTVPPTNLPSPPPPRGAKLLPFVISISIGLILRFLVPKPVEVSPQAWQLLSIFLSTIAGLVLSPLPVGAWAFLGLTTSIVTRTLAFPTAFAAFTNEVIWLIVISFFFARGFVKTGLGDRIATYFVKWLGKSTLGLSYGLTFSEALIAPAMPSTTARAGGVFLPIIKSLSLSAGSKPGDSSSKKLGSYLIQSQFQSAGNSSALFLTAAAQNLLCLKLAEELGVIISSPWVSWFKAACVPALVALLATPLILYKLYPPEVKDTPDAPAMAAKKLKQLGPVTRNEWIMVGTMLLAVSLWIFGDALGIPSVVAAMIGLSILLLLGVLDWDDCLSEKSAWDTLSWFAVLVGMAGQLTNLGIVTWMSDSVAKCLQSFSLSWPAAFGVLQASYFLIHYLFASQTGHVGALYSAFLAMHLAAGVPGVLAALALAYNTNLFGAITHYSSGQAAVYYGAGYIDLPDVFKMGFTMALVNAIIWGVTGTFWWKFLGLY